In a genomic window of Mageeibacillus indolicus UPII9-5:
- the rsfS gene encoding ribosome silencing factor has protein sequence MQADTLKDIIVNILDAKKASDIECIDVTDKTTLGDYFIIVSGTSVPHVKSLADEVEYKLKQDWQVLPLHVEGQASGRWILLDYGDVIVHVFHKEEREFYSLDKLWSGAKPLHE, from the coding sequence ATGCAAGCTGATACCTTAAAAGATATTATTGTTAATATTTTAGATGCGAAGAAAGCATCTGATATTGAATGTATTGATGTTACTGACAAAACCACTTTGGGCGACTATTTTATTATTGTTTCGGGGACTTCCGTGCCTCATGTCAAATCTTTGGCCGATGAAGTTGAGTATAAACTGAAACAGGACTGGCAGGTGTTGCCGCTTCATGTGGAAGGTCAGGCCTCTGGCAGATGGATTTTGCTTGATTACGGCGATGTAATCGTACATGTATTCCATAAGGAAGAGCGCGAATTCTACAGTTTGGACAAACTGTGGTCGGGGGCAAAACCTCTGCATGAATGA
- the nadD gene encoding nicotinate (nicotinamide) nucleotide adenylyltransferase, whose protein sequence is MADLIGKVRRVAIFGGTFNPPHNGHVRMLQAVATAAWADKTIVIPAGNPPHKTALYRLPATYRLAMSRLAFSSLAEVSPCEVEREGKSFTIDTLKLIQEQYAPNGEPPEMGLVIGADSLVELPTWYKARDIMAMATLLVIRRPGISETKLKEAADGLKREYGAKIILIDCPETDVSSTKLRDTLQAILAKPQNVPTGLPETIPDNLRSLPIPPEVLRFILTNGLYAYYDLFDGFSPDAYFECVDIERKLRRRLTAARLIHSLNVYCLALAMANANAINKDEAGLAAILHDCAKQMSRSDCLRLCPELLAKEADYPFPIWHSDVGAVVAANDFGITSPSVINAIRFHTTLHAGATKLEELVFVADKLEPSRTYTDLSELRHKLSRDVEEAAYFTALTIAKKQPELGQKVDSNMLAFLAEKAKKYALKA, encoded by the coding sequence ATGGCTGATTTAATCGGCAAGGTAAGACGTGTTGCCATATTTGGCGGAACTTTCAATCCTCCTCACAACGGCCATGTGCGTATGCTGCAAGCGGTCGCGACTGCTGCTTGGGCTGACAAGACAATTGTGATCCCTGCCGGTAACCCACCGCACAAAACTGCTCTTTACCGCTTACCGGCTACCTATCGTTTGGCTATGAGCCGGCTTGCGTTCAGTTCGCTTGCCGAAGTATCTCCGTGCGAAGTAGAACGCGAAGGAAAGTCTTTTACGATTGATACCTTAAAACTGATACAAGAACAATATGCGCCTAACGGTGAGCCGCCTGAAATGGGTCTGGTCATCGGGGCCGATTCATTAGTCGAGCTGCCTACTTGGTACAAAGCACGAGATATTATGGCCATGGCTACATTGCTGGTTATCAGGCGACCAGGGATAAGTGAAACAAAATTGAAGGAAGCTGCTGATGGCTTAAAACGAGAGTACGGTGCCAAAATCATATTGATTGACTGTCCGGAGACTGATGTTTCTTCAACTAAACTGCGAGACACCCTGCAGGCGATTTTGGCTAAGCCGCAAAACGTTCCTACCGGTCTGCCGGAGACGATTCCGGATAATCTTCGAAGTTTGCCGATTCCGCCAGAAGTTTTGCGCTTTATTCTTACCAACGGACTTTACGCTTATTACGATCTTTTCGATGGGTTTTCTCCGGACGCTTACTTTGAGTGTGTTGATATTGAACGAAAACTGCGTCGACGCCTTACGGCCGCTAGGCTTATCCACAGTTTGAACGTTTACTGTTTAGCTTTAGCCATGGCCAATGCTAATGCGATAAATAAGGATGAAGCCGGTTTAGCCGCCATTTTACATGATTGCGCTAAACAAATGAGCCGTTCTGACTGTTTACGGCTTTGTCCGGAGCTGTTAGCCAAAGAAGCAGATTATCCGTTTCCAATCTGGCACAGTGATGTAGGTGCGGTAGTAGCTGCAAATGACTTTGGGATTACTTCGCCTTCTGTTATTAACGCCATCAGATTTCATACAACGCTACATGCCGGGGCCACCAAACTGGAGGAATTAGTATTTGTTGCTGACAAGCTTGAGCCGTCGCGCACTTACACTGATTTGTCCGAACTGCGCCACAAACTTTCACGCGATGTTGAGGAAGCCGCCTATTTTACCGCCCTAACGATTGCTAAAAAACAACCAGAACTTGGACAAAAAGTTGATTCAAACATGCTGGCGTTTTTAGCTGAAAAGGCAAAAAAATACGCTTTAAAAGCTTAA
- a CDS encoding LarC family nickel insertion protein, translating into MRTLYLDCFAGISGNMILGALMDLGLDYEQWLAEIQKLEIPAAFKFCKETRKNYGITGTFFDVELTGDGEHEHMHEHEHEHADGTVHCHMHSHMFSHDHIHLHEHEHEHEHLHEHEHEHEHEHLHLHEHEHSHSHRHYGEIVATIDKLSLPEKVKADSKAVFTTLAHAEGAVHSMPWQEAGFHEVGNWDSVIDIVGGCLALHMMKIDKIVAGNLADGSGTIECAHGIMPVPVPAVAKMLEGSSFLVRTVPDVYTELITPTGMAMLKTLTTYVNTRPIGRLIRVGYGFGSRETGRLNALRGMLIETEAGPLTGDSISCEGELADQVAELSFTVDDADAETLAYLQEKLRRNGALDVVAWGVTAKKQRTALRIEVIIPTTEIETFTKMIFCEQGTVGLRYRILNRRKMARSFSEITVHGCPIKIKEFTYHDIHKCTVEYEDLAALADKLNLSLREARELVLRQRGQQNG; encoded by the coding sequence ATGCGTACGTTATACTTGGACTGTTTTGCCGGAATTAGTGGCAATATGATATTGGGTGCTCTTATGGATTTAGGGCTGGATTATGAGCAGTGGTTGGCAGAAATTCAAAAATTGGAGATACCTGCTGCTTTTAAATTCTGTAAAGAAACGCGGAAAAATTATGGCATAACCGGTACTTTTTTCGATGTTGAGCTAACAGGAGATGGTGAGCATGAGCACATGCATGAACATGAGCATGAGCATGCGGATGGAACTGTGCATTGCCACATGCATTCGCATATGTTCAGCCATGATCATATTCACTTGCATGAGCATGAGCATGAGCACGAGCACTTGCATGAACACGAACATGAGCACGAGCACGAGCACTTGCACTTGCATGAGCACGAGCATAGCCATTCCCACCGTCATTATGGCGAGATAGTAGCAACTATAGATAAATTGTCGCTACCGGAAAAAGTCAAGGCTGACAGTAAGGCTGTATTCACTACTTTGGCACATGCTGAAGGGGCAGTGCATTCTATGCCATGGCAGGAAGCTGGATTCCATGAAGTTGGCAACTGGGATTCTGTCATAGATATTGTAGGCGGCTGCCTTGCTTTACATATGATGAAAATAGATAAAATTGTGGCAGGTAATTTGGCAGACGGCAGCGGTACAATCGAATGCGCACACGGCATTATGCCAGTTCCGGTTCCGGCAGTAGCCAAAATGCTTGAAGGCAGCTCATTTTTAGTGCGTACGGTGCCGGATGTATACACCGAACTTATAACTCCTACTGGTATGGCCATGCTGAAGACATTGACAACCTATGTCAACACAAGACCGATAGGACGGCTTATACGCGTCGGCTACGGATTCGGTAGTCGAGAAACCGGTCGTCTGAACGCTTTACGAGGTATGCTGATTGAGACCGAGGCTGGACCATTAACCGGCGACAGCATTAGCTGTGAAGGAGAATTGGCCGACCAAGTAGCCGAGTTAAGCTTTACAGTAGATGATGCGGATGCGGAAACACTTGCCTACCTTCAGGAAAAATTGCGCCGTAATGGGGCTTTAGATGTAGTGGCATGGGGTGTGACCGCTAAAAAACAACGGACGGCTCTAAGAATTGAAGTTATCATCCCGACTACAGAAATTGAAACATTTACCAAGATGATTTTCTGCGAGCAAGGCACGGTTGGGTTGCGCTATCGAATTTTAAATCGACGCAAAATGGCAAGATCGTTCAGTGAAATTACGGTTCATGGTTGCCCAATAAAAATAAAAGAATTTACATACCACGATATACATAAATGCACTGTTGAATATGAAGATCTGGCCGCTTTAGCCGATAAACTTAATTTATCTTTACGTGAGGCGCGTGAGCTGGTGTTGCGGCAACGAGGTCAGCAAAATGGCTGA
- the larB gene encoding nickel pincer cofactor biosynthesis protein LarB, with product MDKAALEFMLQQVADHKLSPDMVLTKIMEKSLNLAPQGGDPTAELKQNFSGGYNELGFAKVDTDRERRNGFPEVIFGQGKTAEQIIAISRVLEAKGSNLLTTRIDGVKAEAVQTALPEYVYDAAAECLCFKQHEPPFLGKVAVVTAGTADHKVAEEAAVVGDFLGLKISRIYDVGVAGIHRLLDKVNLINDHEVVICVAGMEGALVSVLGGLIDKPLLAVPSGIGYGIGADGITTLMAMLNSCASGVAVLNIGNGFGSAYMAATICRQIRIAERKIKEK from the coding sequence ATGGATAAAGCTGCTTTAGAATTTATGTTACAGCAGGTTGCCGATCATAAGCTTTCCCCGGACATGGTGTTAACCAAGATAATGGAGAAAAGCTTAAATTTGGCTCCTCAAGGTGGTGATCCAACGGCTGAGCTGAAACAAAATTTCAGCGGCGGTTATAATGAGTTGGGTTTTGCAAAGGTTGATACTGATCGCGAGCGGCGCAATGGTTTCCCTGAAGTTATTTTTGGCCAAGGCAAAACCGCCGAGCAAATCATTGCCATTTCTAGAGTTTTAGAGGCTAAAGGTAGCAATCTTCTGACAACCAGAATTGACGGTGTTAAAGCAGAGGCTGTACAAACCGCTTTGCCTGAATACGTATACGATGCGGCGGCCGAATGTTTGTGCTTTAAACAACATGAGCCGCCCTTTTTAGGTAAGGTGGCAGTTGTAACGGCTGGGACCGCCGATCATAAAGTAGCGGAAGAAGCTGCTGTCGTTGGGGATTTCTTAGGCTTGAAAATTTCGCGTATATATGATGTCGGTGTTGCTGGTATACATCGTCTGTTAGATAAGGTAAACTTGATAAATGATCATGAGGTTGTCATCTGTGTTGCTGGTATGGAAGGCGCGTTGGTCAGTGTCTTAGGCGGTCTGATTGATAAGCCTTTACTTGCCGTGCCAAGTGGCATAGGCTATGGCATCGGAGCCGACGGGATCACAACTTTGATGGCCATGCTTAATTCATGTGCTTCGGGCGTTGCGGTTTTAAACATCGGCAATGGCTTTGGCAGTGCCTACATGGCCGCTACAATTTGCCGTCAAATTCGGATAGCTGAACGAAAGATTAAGGAGAAGTAA